In Corylus avellana chromosome ca2, CavTom2PMs-1.0, the following proteins share a genomic window:
- the LOC132172311 gene encoding protein SRG1-like isoform X1 has product MEPEVPWLDFGNSLPVPCVQELAKETMATVPPRYVRSDQDPPNISDSTASLPQVPIIDMEKLFSPEFMDTELEKLHHASKEWGFFQLINHGVSTSLLENIKLDIQAFFKLPMEEKKKYWQKPGELEGFGQAFVVSDEQKLDWGDLFALITLPTHLRKPRLFPKLPLPFRDNLEAYSAALQKLSMKILELMEKALRMENNEMKNLFEDGWQTIRMNYYPPCPQPELVIGLNAHSDRVGLTILLQLNEMEGLQIRKDGMWIPVIPLPNAFVVNIGDILEIVTNGIYRSIEHRATVNSVKERLSMATFYNPKAEGDLGPAPSFITPESPALFQRIGAAEYFRKVSSSKLNGKAYIDALRIQNEEQRGS; this is encoded by the exons ATGGAACCAGAAGTACCATGGTTAGACTTTGGGAACTCTCTCCCCGTTCCCTGTGTTCAGGAGCTGGCGAAGGAGACGATGGCGACAGTCCCACCGAGGTATGTCCGTTCCGATCAGGACCCTCCCAACATCTCCGACTCCACAGCTTCTTTACCACAAGTCCCGATCATCGACATGGAAAAGCTTTTCTCGCCGGAATTTATGGACACCGAGCTGGAGAAGTTGCACCATGCAAGCAAAGAATGGGGTTTCttccag TTAATAAATCATGGGGTGAGCACTTCATTGTTGGAGAACATAAAATTAGACATTCAAGCATTTTTTAAGCTGCcgatggaggagaagaagaaatacTGGCAAAAACCAGGAGAATTGGAAGGGTTTGGGCAGGCCTTTGTTGTGTCCGATGAGCAAAAACTTGACTGGGGAGACTTGTTCGCTCTTATCACCCTTCCAACCCATTTGAGGAAGCCCCGCTTGTTTCCCAAGCTTCCCCTCCCATTTAGAGATAACTTAGAAGCCTACTCAGCAGCACTTCAAAAGCTTTCCATGAAAATCCTTGAACTTATGGAAAAAGCTCTAAGAATGGAAAATAATGAGATGAAGAACCTGTTTGAAGATGGGTGGCAGACAATTAGGATGAACTACTACCCTCCATGTCCGCAACCGGAGCTTGTCATCGGCCTCAACGCTCACTCTGACCGCGTTGGCCTAACAATCCTCCTCCAACTCAATGAAATGGAAGGCCTCCAGATAAGAAAAGATGGGATGTGGATTCCTGTCATACCCCTCCCTAATGCTTTTGTTGTCAACATTGGAGACATTTTAGAG ATTGTGACCAATGGAATATATCGTAGCATTGAGCATCGAGCGACTGTAAACTCAGTAAAGGAAAGGCTTTCTATGGCCACATTTTACAATCCAAAAGCCGAAGGAGATTTGGGTCCAGCCCCAAGCTTTATTACTCCAGAATCACCAGCATTATTCCAAAGAATAGGTGCTGCAGAATACTTCAGGAAAGTTTCCTCAAGCAAGCTCAATGGGAAGGCGTACATTGATGCATTGAGGATCCAAAATGAGGAACAGAGAGGCTCTTGA
- the LOC132172311 gene encoding oxoglutarate-dependent flavonoid 7-O-demethylase 1-like isoform X2 → MPLGPFFLTALVAIRSIPIINEWLINHGVSTSLLENIKLDIQAFFKLPMEEKKKYWQKPGELEGFGQAFVVSDEQKLDWGDLFALITLPTHLRKPRLFPKLPLPFRDNLEAYSAALQKLSMKILELMEKALRMENNEMKNLFEDGWQTIRMNYYPPCPQPELVIGLNAHSDRVGLTILLQLNEMEGLQIRKDGMWIPVIPLPNAFVVNIGDILEIVTNGIYRSIEHRATVNSVKERLSMATFYNPKAEGDLGPAPSFITPESPALFQRIGAAEYFRKVSSSKLNGKAYIDALRIQNEEQRGS, encoded by the exons ATGCCATTGGGGCCTTTCTTCTTAACTGCACTGGTTGCAATTCGGTCAATCCCCATCATAAATGAATGG TTAATAAATCATGGGGTGAGCACTTCATTGTTGGAGAACATAAAATTAGACATTCAAGCATTTTTTAAGCTGCcgatggaggagaagaagaaatacTGGCAAAAACCAGGAGAATTGGAAGGGTTTGGGCAGGCCTTTGTTGTGTCCGATGAGCAAAAACTTGACTGGGGAGACTTGTTCGCTCTTATCACCCTTCCAACCCATTTGAGGAAGCCCCGCTTGTTTCCCAAGCTTCCCCTCCCATTTAGAGATAACTTAGAAGCCTACTCAGCAGCACTTCAAAAGCTTTCCATGAAAATCCTTGAACTTATGGAAAAAGCTCTAAGAATGGAAAATAATGAGATGAAGAACCTGTTTGAAGATGGGTGGCAGACAATTAGGATGAACTACTACCCTCCATGTCCGCAACCGGAGCTTGTCATCGGCCTCAACGCTCACTCTGACCGCGTTGGCCTAACAATCCTCCTCCAACTCAATGAAATGGAAGGCCTCCAGATAAGAAAAGATGGGATGTGGATTCCTGTCATACCCCTCCCTAATGCTTTTGTTGTCAACATTGGAGACATTTTAGAG ATTGTGACCAATGGAATATATCGTAGCATTGAGCATCGAGCGACTGTAAACTCAGTAAAGGAAAGGCTTTCTATGGCCACATTTTACAATCCAAAAGCCGAAGGAGATTTGGGTCCAGCCCCAAGCTTTATTACTCCAGAATCACCAGCATTATTCCAAAGAATAGGTGCTGCAGAATACTTCAGGAAAGTTTCCTCAAGCAAGCTCAATGGGAAGGCGTACATTGATGCATTGAGGATCCAAAATGAGGAACAGAGAGGCTCTTGA